A single Vanacampus margaritifer isolate UIUO_Vmar chromosome 7, RoL_Vmar_1.0, whole genome shotgun sequence DNA region contains:
- the LOC144054766 gene encoding ATP-dependent RNA helicase DHX15 isoform X2, protein MKSSIATAKSTPAIITMPQLKQMAMQQQINPFTNLPHTPRYYEILKKRLQLPVWEYKENFSDIITRHQSFVLVGETGSGKTTQIPQWCVDMVRSIPGPKRAVACTQPRRVAAMSVAQRVADEMDVMLGQEVGYSIRFEDCSSAKTILKYMTDGMLLREAMNDPLLERYGVIILDEAHERTLATDILMGVLKEVVRQRADLKVIVMSATLDAGKFQVYFDSCPLLTIPGRTHPVEIFYTPEPERDYLEAAIRTVIQIHMCEEEEGDCLLFLTGQEEIDEACKRIKREVDDLGPEVGDIKIIPLYSTLPPQQQQRIFEPPPPRKPNGAIGRKVVVSTNIAETSLTIDGVVFVIDPGFAKQKVYNPRIRVESLLVTAISKASAQQRAGRAGRTRPGKCFRLYTEKAYKTEMQDNTYPEILRSNLGSVVLQLKKLGIDDLVHFDFMDPPAPETLMRALELLNYLAALNDDGDLTELGSMMAEFPLDPQLAKMVIASCEFNCSNEILSITAMLSVPQCFVRPTEAKKAADESKMRFAHIDGDHLTLLNVYHAFKQNHEANQWCYDNFVNYRSLMSADNVRQQLSRIMDRFNLPRRSTEFTSRDYYINIRRALCTGFFMQVAHLERTGHYLTVKDNQVVQLHPSTVLDHKPEWVLYNEFVLTTKNYIRTCTDIKPEWLVKIAPQYYEMSNFPQCEAKRQLERIVAKLESKEYSQY, encoded by the exons ATGAAGTCTTCGATTGCAACAGCTAAAAGCACGCCGGCCATCATCACCATGCCTCAGCTGAAGCAGATGGCCATGCAGCAGCAAATTAACCCGTTCACCAACCTCCCGCACACGCCTCGCTATTATGAGATTTTGAAGAAAAGGTTACAGCTTCCCGTGTGGGAATACAAGGAAAACTTCAGCGACATCATCACACGCCATCAGAGTTTTGTCCTTGTAGGAGAGACTGGCTCTGGGAAGACGACACAG ATCCCTCAGTGGTGCGTGGATATGGTGAGAAGCATTCCTGGTCCGAAGAGGGCGGTTGCCTGTACTCAGCCTAGGAGAGTGGCAGCAATGAGCGTAGCCCAAAGAGTGGCAGACGAAATGGATGTGATGCTCGGACAGGAAGTGGGCTACTCCATTCGATTTGAAGACTGTAGTTCTGCCAAAACAATACTGAA ATACATGACAGATGGTATGTTGCTAAGAGAAGCAATGAATGACCCTCTTCTGGAGCGATATGGAGTGATTATACTGGACGAGGCCCACGAACGAACACTCGCTACAGATATTCTGATGGGAGTGCTGAAGGAGGTGGTGCGTCAGCGGGCAGATCTGAAG GTGATAGTTATGAGCGCCACACTTGATGCAGGGAAGTTCCAGGTGTACTTTGACAGTTGCCCTCTGCTGACGATTCCCGGCCGCACACACCCGGTAGAAATCTTCTACACGCCCGAGCCGGAGCGGGACTACCTCGAGGCCGCCATTCGCACCGTCATCCAGATTCACATgtgtgaggaagaggagggggattGTCTTCTCTTCCTCACCGGACAAGAG GAAATTGATGAAGCGTGCAAACGGATCAAGCGGGAGGTCGATGATCTCGGGCCTGAAGTTGGAGACATCAAAATCATTCCACTTTATTCCACATTGCCGCCACAACAGCAGCAGAGGATCTTTGAGCCACCACCTCCACGGAAACCCAATGGTGCTATAGGAAGAAAg gttgTGGTGTCGACAAATATTGCTGAGACCTCTCTAACAATTGACGGCGTGGTCTTTGTCATCGATCCTGGCTTTGCCAAACAGAAG GTGTACAACCCTCGCATCAGAGTAGAGTCCCTGCTGGTCACTGCCATCAGTAAAGCTTCTGCCCAGCAGAGGGCAGGACGAGCCGGCAGAACCCGTCCAGGGAAATGTTTCCGCCTTTACACAGAAAAGGCTTACAAAACAGAGATGCAG GATAACACGTATCCAGAAATCTTGCGTTCAAATTTGGGGTCTGTGGTGCTGCAACTGAAGAAGTTGGGCATTGATGACCTCGTGCACTTCGACTTCATGGATCCACCAG CTCCCGAGACGCTGATGAGAGCCCTGGAGCTACTGAACTACTTGGCCGCGCTCAACGACGACGGCGACCTGACGGAACTGGGCTCCATGATGGCAGAGTTCCCCCTCGACCCCCAGCTGGCCAAGATGGTCATCGCCAGCTGCGAGTTCAACTGCTCCAATGAGATTCTTTCCATCACTGCTATGTTGTCAG TCCCACAGTGTTTTGTGCGCCCCACGGAGGCTAAGAAGGCCGCCGACGAGTCCAAGATGAGGTTCGCCCACATCGACGGCGACCACTTGACTCTGCTCAACGTCTACCACGCCTTCAAGCAAA ACCACGAGGCGAACCAGTGGTGCTATGACAACTTTGTCAACTACCGCTCGCTGATGTCCGCCGACAACGTGCGGCAGCAGCTGTCCAGGATCATGGACCGCTTCAACCTGCCCCGCCGGAGTACAGAGTTCACCAGTCGAGACTATTACATCAACATCCGCAGGGCACTCTGCACGGGCTTCTTCATGCAG GTGGCTCATCTGGAGCGAACCGGTCATTACCTCACAGTCAAAGACAACCAAGTGGTCCAGCTGCACCCATCCACGGTGTTGGACCACAAGCCCGAATGGGTGCTCTACAACGAATTTGTCCTCACCACCAAAAACTACATCCGCACTTGCACAGACATTAAACCAGAGTG GCTGGTCAAGATTGCCCCCCAGTACTATGAAATGAGTAACTTCCCACAATGTGAAGCTAAACGACAGCTGGAGCGAATCGTTGCCAAACTAGAGAGCAAAGAGTATTCCCAGTACTAA
- the LOC144054766 gene encoding ATP-dependent RNA helicase DHX15 isoform X1, translated as MSKRHRLDLGDDYSSKKRSEGRDRDSDRDRGDHSRDRDRDRDRDRDRDRERDMKSSIATAKSTPAIITMPQLKQMAMQQQINPFTNLPHTPRYYEILKKRLQLPVWEYKENFSDIITRHQSFVLVGETGSGKTTQIPQWCVDMVRSIPGPKRAVACTQPRRVAAMSVAQRVADEMDVMLGQEVGYSIRFEDCSSAKTILKYMTDGMLLREAMNDPLLERYGVIILDEAHERTLATDILMGVLKEVVRQRADLKVIVMSATLDAGKFQVYFDSCPLLTIPGRTHPVEIFYTPEPERDYLEAAIRTVIQIHMCEEEEGDCLLFLTGQEEIDEACKRIKREVDDLGPEVGDIKIIPLYSTLPPQQQQRIFEPPPPRKPNGAIGRKVVVSTNIAETSLTIDGVVFVIDPGFAKQKVYNPRIRVESLLVTAISKASAQQRAGRAGRTRPGKCFRLYTEKAYKTEMQDNTYPEILRSNLGSVVLQLKKLGIDDLVHFDFMDPPAPETLMRALELLNYLAALNDDGDLTELGSMMAEFPLDPQLAKMVIASCEFNCSNEILSITAMLSVPQCFVRPTEAKKAADESKMRFAHIDGDHLTLLNVYHAFKQNHEANQWCYDNFVNYRSLMSADNVRQQLSRIMDRFNLPRRSTEFTSRDYYINIRRALCTGFFMQVAHLERTGHYLTVKDNQVVQLHPSTVLDHKPEWVLYNEFVLTTKNYIRTCTDIKPEWLVKIAPQYYEMSNFPQCEAKRQLERIVAKLESKEYSQY; from the exons ATGTCCAAAAGACATCGGTTGGATTTGGGTGATGACTACTCTAGTAAGAAGAGGTCTGAAGG GCGTGACAGAGACTCTGATCGAGACCGTGGGGATCATTCCAGGGACAGGGACAGAGACCGGGATCGTGACCGTGACAGGGACCGTGAGAGAGACATGAAGTCTTCGATTGCAACAGCTAAAAGCACGCCGGCCATCATCACCATGCCTCAGCTGAAGCAGATGGCCATGCAGCAGCAAATTAACCCGTTCACCAACCTCCCGCACACGCCTCGCTATTATGAGATTTTGAAGAAAAGGTTACAGCTTCCCGTGTGGGAATACAAGGAAAACTTCAGCGACATCATCACACGCCATCAGAGTTTTGTCCTTGTAGGAGAGACTGGCTCTGGGAAGACGACACAG ATCCCTCAGTGGTGCGTGGATATGGTGAGAAGCATTCCTGGTCCGAAGAGGGCGGTTGCCTGTACTCAGCCTAGGAGAGTGGCAGCAATGAGCGTAGCCCAAAGAGTGGCAGACGAAATGGATGTGATGCTCGGACAGGAAGTGGGCTACTCCATTCGATTTGAAGACTGTAGTTCTGCCAAAACAATACTGAA ATACATGACAGATGGTATGTTGCTAAGAGAAGCAATGAATGACCCTCTTCTGGAGCGATATGGAGTGATTATACTGGACGAGGCCCACGAACGAACACTCGCTACAGATATTCTGATGGGAGTGCTGAAGGAGGTGGTGCGTCAGCGGGCAGATCTGAAG GTGATAGTTATGAGCGCCACACTTGATGCAGGGAAGTTCCAGGTGTACTTTGACAGTTGCCCTCTGCTGACGATTCCCGGCCGCACACACCCGGTAGAAATCTTCTACACGCCCGAGCCGGAGCGGGACTACCTCGAGGCCGCCATTCGCACCGTCATCCAGATTCACATgtgtgaggaagaggagggggattGTCTTCTCTTCCTCACCGGACAAGAG GAAATTGATGAAGCGTGCAAACGGATCAAGCGGGAGGTCGATGATCTCGGGCCTGAAGTTGGAGACATCAAAATCATTCCACTTTATTCCACATTGCCGCCACAACAGCAGCAGAGGATCTTTGAGCCACCACCTCCACGGAAACCCAATGGTGCTATAGGAAGAAAg gttgTGGTGTCGACAAATATTGCTGAGACCTCTCTAACAATTGACGGCGTGGTCTTTGTCATCGATCCTGGCTTTGCCAAACAGAAG GTGTACAACCCTCGCATCAGAGTAGAGTCCCTGCTGGTCACTGCCATCAGTAAAGCTTCTGCCCAGCAGAGGGCAGGACGAGCCGGCAGAACCCGTCCAGGGAAATGTTTCCGCCTTTACACAGAAAAGGCTTACAAAACAGAGATGCAG GATAACACGTATCCAGAAATCTTGCGTTCAAATTTGGGGTCTGTGGTGCTGCAACTGAAGAAGTTGGGCATTGATGACCTCGTGCACTTCGACTTCATGGATCCACCAG CTCCCGAGACGCTGATGAGAGCCCTGGAGCTACTGAACTACTTGGCCGCGCTCAACGACGACGGCGACCTGACGGAACTGGGCTCCATGATGGCAGAGTTCCCCCTCGACCCCCAGCTGGCCAAGATGGTCATCGCCAGCTGCGAGTTCAACTGCTCCAATGAGATTCTTTCCATCACTGCTATGTTGTCAG TCCCACAGTGTTTTGTGCGCCCCACGGAGGCTAAGAAGGCCGCCGACGAGTCCAAGATGAGGTTCGCCCACATCGACGGCGACCACTTGACTCTGCTCAACGTCTACCACGCCTTCAAGCAAA ACCACGAGGCGAACCAGTGGTGCTATGACAACTTTGTCAACTACCGCTCGCTGATGTCCGCCGACAACGTGCGGCAGCAGCTGTCCAGGATCATGGACCGCTTCAACCTGCCCCGCCGGAGTACAGAGTTCACCAGTCGAGACTATTACATCAACATCCGCAGGGCACTCTGCACGGGCTTCTTCATGCAG GTGGCTCATCTGGAGCGAACCGGTCATTACCTCACAGTCAAAGACAACCAAGTGGTCCAGCTGCACCCATCCACGGTGTTGGACCACAAGCCCGAATGGGTGCTCTACAACGAATTTGTCCTCACCACCAAAAACTACATCCGCACTTGCACAGACATTAAACCAGAGTG GCTGGTCAAGATTGCCCCCCAGTACTATGAAATGAGTAACTTCCCACAATGTGAAGCTAAACGACAGCTGGAGCGAATCGTTGCCAAACTAGAGAGCAAAGAGTATTCCCAGTACTAA
- the LOC144054767 gene encoding leucine-rich repeat LGI family member 2-like gives MHRVLLFLFALLCICSANKWKRNFKCPSGCTCTKETIMCVGTSHVPRTVPSDINSLSIVNGSIAEIPEGMFSLMPSLQLLLLNANSLTTIKDDAFYGLPHLEYLFIEGNKIETIAKKAFRGLRDLTHLSLANNKMRFLPRDLFFDLDSLLELDLRGNAFQCSCENKWLMTWLKNTNATVPDVFCEGPGDMKGKRLNDLPIAPDQCMSTDFVRHQSIPIQSMSADIFSFKEDIYVAMAAPNSNSCVVMEWDHVEMNFRKFDNITGKSVVGCTSALVDEHVLIIVTQLFGGSHIYKFDDQQNKFTKFQSIEVLNISKPNDIEVFRMDGEWYFVIVDSSKAGLSTLYKWTDQPDLNQTGFYTYQFLHEWFRDTDAEYVEMDGKSYLILASRSQSPIIYLWNKSTLKFMLHSEFPNAEDVVAVKAFRVENELYLAMTCYIGDSKILKWTSKQLTEMQALPSRGAMVLQPFSFTDRHYLALGSDYSFTQIYLWDTETKTFQKFKDIYVQSPRSITAVTTDRRNFIFSSSFKGKSMVFEHIVVDLSL, from the exons ATGCATCGGGTTCTGCTCTTCTTATTTGCGCTGCTGTGTATTTGCAGCGCAAACAAATGGAAAAGGAATTTTAAATGTCCTTCAGGATGTACGTGCACGAAGGAGACCATCATGTGTGTTGGCACCTCGCACGTCCCGCGCACAGTGCCGAGTGACATCAACTCGCT GAGCATCGTAAACGGCTCCATTGCAGAAATCCCAGAGGGGATGTTTTCGCTCATGCCTTCTCTGCAGCTACT GCTTCTAAATGCAAACTCCTTGACCACGATTAAAGATGATGCTTTCTATGGTCTTCCACATTTGGAATATTT GTTCATTGAAGGAAATAAGATTGAAACCATCGCCAAAAAGGCCTTCCGTGGTCTGCGAGATCTAACTCATCT ATCCCTTGCCAATAACAAGATGAGGTTCCTGCCAAGAGACCTGTTTTTTGACTTGGATTCATTGCTGGAACT GGATCTACGAGGTAACGCTTTCCAATGCAGCTGTGAGAACAAGTGGCTGATGACGTGGCTGAAAAACACAAACGCCACAGTGCCAGACGTCTTCTGTGAAGGCCCCGGTGACATGAAGGGCAAGCGTCTCAATGACCTTCCCATCGCACCAGACCAGTGCATGTCTACAG ACTTTGTGCGTCACCAGTCAATTCCGATTCAGTCCATGTCGGCGGACATCTTCTCCTTTAAGGAGGACATCTATGTGGCCATGGCTGCACCCAACTCTAACAGCTGTGTGGTCATGGAGTGGGATCACGTCGAAATGAATTTCAGAAAATTCGACAACATAACAG gaAAGTCTGTCGTTGGGTGCACGTCGGCTCTGGTCGACGAGCATGTCTTGATCATCGTCACGCAGCTCTTTGGGGGCTCCCACATTTACAAATTTGATGATCAACAGAACAAGTTCACCAAGTTTCAATCCATCGAGGTCCTCAACATCTCCAAACCAAATGACATTGAGGTCTTCCGCATGGATGGCGAGTGGTATTTTGTGATAGTAGACAGCTCCAAAGCGGGCCTGTCTACTCTTTACAAGTGGACCGACCAACCAGACCTGAACCAAACTGGGTTCTATACCTATCAGTTCCTTCATGAATGGTTCCGTGATACGGATGCTGAGTATGTTGAAATGGACGGAAAGTCCTACCTCATTTTAGCTAGCCGCTCTCAATCACCCATCATCTACTTGTGGAACAAGAGCACTTTGAAGTTCATGCTTCACAGCGAATTTCCAAATGCGGAGGATGTGGTGGCGGTCAAAGCTTTCCGAGTGGAAAATGAATTGTATCTCGCTATGACCTGCTACATCGGTGACTCCAAAATACTCAAGTGGACCAGTAAGCAGTTGACAGAGATGCAGGCTCTTCCCTCTCGAGGGGCGATGGTCCTCCAGCCTTTCTCCTTCACGGACAGACACTACCTTGCTCTAGGCAGTGATTACTCCTTCACTCAAATTTACCTTTGGGACACAGAGACCAAAACCTTCCAGAAGTTCAAGGACATCTACGTGCAGTCTCCGCGGTCCATTACTGCGGTCACTACTGACCGCAGGAATTTCATCTTCTCTTCCAGCTTTAAAGGCAAATCGATGGTCTTTGAGCATATCGTTGTAGATTTAAGCTTATAA
- the LOC144054770 gene encoding extracellular superoxide dismutase [Cu-Zn]-like: MYHHWPKCIVGASLVCVLSICQCTLAPPEVWQNNGTLYAACKMRPSSSLDEGLPKVYGQALFKQDYPQGKLKVLLRFHGFPVGSDPEPRAVHIHQYGDLQQGCDSTGGHYNPGGVNHPNHPGDFGNFAPQQGKIHAALESEATLFGGSSVLGRAVVVHERRDDMGLGGDAGSLLHGNAGRRLGCCIIGITAPKLWNTYSRPPNRRQRTI, translated from the exons ATGTATCACCACTG GCCGAAGTGTATAGTTGGGGCAtcacttgtgtgtgtgctgtcCATTTGTCAGTGCACTTTGGCTCCACCAGAAGTCTGGCAAAACAATGGCACTCTGTATGCAGCTTGTAAAATGAGACCAAGCTCCTCGCTGGATGAGGGTTTACCCAAAGTCTACGGCCAAGCGCTCTTTAAGCAAGATTATCCTCAAGGAAAGCTCAAAGTCCTTCTCCGGTTCCATGGATTCCCCGTGGGGAGCGATCCAGAGCCCAGGGCGGTGCACATTCATCAGTACGGAGACCTGCAGCAGGGGTGCGATTCCACGGGAGGCCACTACAACCCCGGAGGTGTCAATCACCCCAACCACCCCGGAGATTTTGGAAATTTTGCGCCGCAACAAGGCAAAATCCATGCAGCATTAGAGTCCGAGGCCACGCTCTTTGGCGGTTCGTCTGTGCTGGGAAGAGCGGTCGTGGTTCATGAGAGGCGGGATGACATGGGCCTTGGGGGGGATGCTGGCAGTCTGCTACATGGAAATGCAGGGCGCAGGCTCGGCTGCTGCATTATTGGGATAACCGCCCCCAAACTCTGGAATACGTACTCCAGGCCGCCTAATAGGCGCCAGCGGACAATTTAA
- the LOC144054769 gene encoding coiled-coil domain-containing protein 149-like isoform X1, translated as MDPARRSDGDWQGMVNEFLICKRKLESKKEALLILSKELDTCQQERDQYKLMANQLRERHQGLKKKYRELIDGDLSLPPEKRNQVNLAQLLRDSREKSNRLSEEVKELKQRLAEAQGDNKLLRMTITKQRLGDDEVGTRHFPAHEREDLVKQLERAREQNELLEHSTKSLTDELQDVRAERDVFQQKAHRLNVEMNHIVGNDDVRMLDIDALCMENRYLHDRLCQLQEEVTLLKMNLGKYKSALESRKNARVCGKPNSSALTGVLSAKQVKELLTDEGGCTLPVTAQSISDLKSLATALLETIHEKNMLIQHQRQINKVLGTRVAELEKKLKTLETSGLWSLPGLTYHISVGICGKGKDELNTQPPATPGHSKQSSSGHPKQESETPAELPESPHSSFPSVEEEPSSPQTRSLPNSDELRNQSKDDESAGDVHPSSIDVNTPLLSNTSELPSVTLNHKRRESKDEEGVENGETECIVIEEHVHIPARTVASVPLDTEQEIRQDQGFFFGTDNMACSV; from the exons ATGGATCCGGCCAGGAGGAGCGACGGCGACTGGCAGGGGATGGTTAATGAG TTCCTAATTTGTAAACGGAAGTTGGAGAGCAAGAAGGAAGCTCTGCTTATCCTGTCCAAGGAGCTGGACACATGCCAACAAGAGAGGGATCAGTACAAGCTGATGGCCAACCAGCTTCGTGAGCGGCACCAAGGACTTAAAAAGAAATACAGAGAGCTCATT GATGGAGATCTGTCTCTGCCTCCTGAAAAACGCAATCAA GTCAATTTAGCTCAGCTATTGAGAGACTCAAGAGAAAAAAGCAATCGTCTCTCTGAGGAGGTGAAGGAGCTGAAGCAACGACTGGCCGAAGCTCAGGGAGACAACAAG CTCCTACGTATGACCATCACCAAACAAAGACTGGGAGACGACGAGGTGGGCACTCGCCATTTCCCAGCGCACGAGCGTGAGGACCTGGTCAAACAGTTGGAAAGAGCCAGAGAGCAG AATGAGTTGCTGGAGCACAGCACAAAGTCTCTCACCGACGAGCTTCAGGACGTACGAGCAGAGCGTGACGTGTTTCAGCAGAAGGCTCATCGCCTCAATGTGGAGATGAACCACATTGTTGGGAATGATGACGTTCGAATGTTAGATATTGATGCACTCTGCATGGAGAACAG GTATTTGCATGATCGGCTGTGTCAGCTTCAAGAGGAGGTCACCTTGCTCAAGATGAATTTGGGCAAGTACAAG AGTGCACTGGAATCCAGAAAGAATGCCAGAGTTTGCGGGAAGCCTAACAGTAGTGCACTCACTGGGGTGCTCTCAGCCAAACAAG TGAAGGAGCTGTTGACTGACGAAGGCGGGTGCACGCTTCCCGTCACCGCCCAGTCGATCTCGGACCTCAAGTCTCTGGCCACCGCTCTCCTGGAAACCATCCACGAGAAGAACATGTTGATTCAGCACCAGCGGCAAATTAACAA GGTTCTCGGAACTCGGGTTGCAGAACTGGAGAAGAAGCTCAAAACATTGGAGACGTCTGGATTGTGGAGCTTGCCAG GCCTCACTTACCATATATCTGTGGGCATATGTGGAA AGGGTAAAGACGAACTCAACACTCAGCCACCAGCCACACCAGGACATTCAAAGCAGAGTTCATCAGGACATCCAAAACAAGAAAGTGAAACGCCAGCAGAACTTCCCGAATCGCCCCACTCGTCTTTTCCTTCAGTCGAGGAGGAGCCATCCAGTCCTCAAACAAGAAGCTTGCCAAACAGCGACGAGCTCCGTAACCAATCCAAGGATGATGAGAGTGCAGGTGATGTCCATCCCTCCTCAATAGATGTGAACACACCCCTCCTGTCAAACACCTCTGAGCTACCATCTGTTACATTAAACCACAAAAGAAGAGAAAGTAAAGATGAAGAGGGAGTGGAGAACGGTGAAACGGAATGTATCGTAATAGAGGAACACGTCCATATTCCAGCCCGGACCGTCGCATCGGTTCCTCTCGATACGGAGCAGGAAATTCGGCAAGATCAGGGTTTTTTCTTTGGGACGGACAATATGGCATGTTCTGTTTGA
- the LOC144054769 gene encoding coiled-coil domain-containing protein 149-like isoform X2, with amino-acid sequence MDPARRSDGDWQGMVNEFLICKRKLESKKEALLILSKELDTCQQERDQYKLMANQLRERHQGLKKKYRELIDGDLSLPPEKRNQVNLAQLLRDSREKSNRLSEEVKELKQRLAEAQGDNKLLRMTITKQRLGDDEVGTRHFPAHEREDLVKQLERAREQNELLEHSTKSLTDELQDVRAERDVFQQKAHRLNVEMNHIVGNDDVRMLDIDALCMENRYLHDRLCQLQEEVTLLKMNLGKYKSALESRKNARVCGKPNSSALTGVLSAKQVKELLTDEGGCTLPVTAQSISDLKSLATALLETIHEKNMLIQHQRQINKVLGTRVAELEKKLKTLETSGLWSLPEGKDELNTQPPATPGHSKQSSSGHPKQESETPAELPESPHSSFPSVEEEPSSPQTRSLPNSDELRNQSKDDESAGDVHPSSIDVNTPLLSNTSELPSVTLNHKRRESKDEEGVENGETECIVIEEHVHIPARTVASVPLDTEQEIRQDQGFFFGTDNMACSV; translated from the exons ATGGATCCGGCCAGGAGGAGCGACGGCGACTGGCAGGGGATGGTTAATGAG TTCCTAATTTGTAAACGGAAGTTGGAGAGCAAGAAGGAAGCTCTGCTTATCCTGTCCAAGGAGCTGGACACATGCCAACAAGAGAGGGATCAGTACAAGCTGATGGCCAACCAGCTTCGTGAGCGGCACCAAGGACTTAAAAAGAAATACAGAGAGCTCATT GATGGAGATCTGTCTCTGCCTCCTGAAAAACGCAATCAA GTCAATTTAGCTCAGCTATTGAGAGACTCAAGAGAAAAAAGCAATCGTCTCTCTGAGGAGGTGAAGGAGCTGAAGCAACGACTGGCCGAAGCTCAGGGAGACAACAAG CTCCTACGTATGACCATCACCAAACAAAGACTGGGAGACGACGAGGTGGGCACTCGCCATTTCCCAGCGCACGAGCGTGAGGACCTGGTCAAACAGTTGGAAAGAGCCAGAGAGCAG AATGAGTTGCTGGAGCACAGCACAAAGTCTCTCACCGACGAGCTTCAGGACGTACGAGCAGAGCGTGACGTGTTTCAGCAGAAGGCTCATCGCCTCAATGTGGAGATGAACCACATTGTTGGGAATGATGACGTTCGAATGTTAGATATTGATGCACTCTGCATGGAGAACAG GTATTTGCATGATCGGCTGTGTCAGCTTCAAGAGGAGGTCACCTTGCTCAAGATGAATTTGGGCAAGTACAAG AGTGCACTGGAATCCAGAAAGAATGCCAGAGTTTGCGGGAAGCCTAACAGTAGTGCACTCACTGGGGTGCTCTCAGCCAAACAAG TGAAGGAGCTGTTGACTGACGAAGGCGGGTGCACGCTTCCCGTCACCGCCCAGTCGATCTCGGACCTCAAGTCTCTGGCCACCGCTCTCCTGGAAACCATCCACGAGAAGAACATGTTGATTCAGCACCAGCGGCAAATTAACAA GGTTCTCGGAACTCGGGTTGCAGAACTGGAGAAGAAGCTCAAAACATTGGAGACGTCTGGATTGTGGAGCTTGCCAG AGGGTAAAGACGAACTCAACACTCAGCCACCAGCCACACCAGGACATTCAAAGCAGAGTTCATCAGGACATCCAAAACAAGAAAGTGAAACGCCAGCAGAACTTCCCGAATCGCCCCACTCGTCTTTTCCTTCAGTCGAGGAGGAGCCATCCAGTCCTCAAACAAGAAGCTTGCCAAACAGCGACGAGCTCCGTAACCAATCCAAGGATGATGAGAGTGCAGGTGATGTCCATCCCTCCTCAATAGATGTGAACACACCCCTCCTGTCAAACACCTCTGAGCTACCATCTGTTACATTAAACCACAAAAGAAGAGAAAGTAAAGATGAAGAGGGAGTGGAGAACGGTGAAACGGAATGTATCGTAATAGAGGAACACGTCCATATTCCAGCCCGGACCGTCGCATCGGTTCCTCTCGATACGGAGCAGGAAATTCGGCAAGATCAGGGTTTTTTCTTTGGGACGGACAATATGGCATGTTCTGTTTGA